In Zingiber officinale cultivar Zhangliang chromosome 3B, Zo_v1.1, whole genome shotgun sequence, a single window of DNA contains:
- the LOC121967593 gene encoding uncharacterized protein LOC121967593 translates to MVVKRRPSLLFHYLFVLLLMAVISFLTAAAADTTDSHLRRRDPAKNKKKKRTPPPPPSRSLPPPSSSSSWEQFKSLLSCRFAVAQVHDPASRLGRAVCGSSICAIRDVVHGNTRVVHRSDTDLSSDASSITQNETAPLARSARHRPAPPAASLGCRGGGYYSPLPKLSGCYECHAVSVDSSSRGYPRPRTMLCACAECGEVFTKPETLELHEITRHGVSELGPDDSGRNIVEIIFKSSWLKRDRPISKIERILKVRNTARTVARFEDYRAAVKSRALPHSAASGATRHNHPSRCAADGNELLRFHCTSLSCPLGARGSTSLCPNAGDTASSAVACGVCAIIRHGFARANRPHDVRTTASSGRAHDCGHASGAADDRLRAMLVCRVIAGRVRRQGDDPAAEDAYDSVAVPDGSGAYGNLEELLVANPRAILPCFVVIYRALDRDYPSTVKENSK, encoded by the exons ATGGTGGTGAAGAGACGGCCTTCGCTCCTCTTCCACTACCTCTTCGTCCTCCTCCTAATGGCCGTCATTTCCTTCctcaccgccgccgccgccgacacCACCGACAGCCACCTCCGCCGTCGCGACCCAGccaagaataagaagaagaagaggacgcCACCACCTCCCCCTTCCAGATCTCTCCCTCCgccgtcctcctcctcctcgtggGAGCAGTTCAAGAGCCTGCTCAGCTGCCGCTTCGCGGTGGCGCAGGTCCACGATCCGGCGTCGCGGCTCGGCCGCGCCGTCTGCGGGTCGTCCATCTGCGCCATCCGCGACGTCGTGCACGGCAACACCCGCGTCGTCCACCGCTCCGATACCGACCTCTCCTCCGACGCGAGTTCCATCACACAGAACGAGACCGCGCCGCTAGCGCGCTCAGCCCGCCACCGCCCGGCGCCTCCGGCGGCGTCGCTTGGCTGTCGCGGAGGCGGATACTATTCCCCGCTCCCCAAGCTCTCCGGCTGCTACGAGTGCCACGCCGTCTCCGTCGACTCATCTTCTAG AGGGTATCCAAGGCCGAGAACGATGCTGTGTGCTTGCGCCGAGTGCGGCGAGGTGTTCACGAAGCCTGAAACCCTAGAATTGCATGAAATCACAAGACATGGAG TGTCGGAGCTGGGGCCCGACGATTCGGGACGCAACATCGTGGAGATAATCTTTAAGTCCAGCTGGCTCAAAAGGGACCGTCCGATCTCTAAGATCGAGCGCATCCTCAAGGTCCGTAACACGGCCCGGACCGTCGCGCGCTTTGAGGACTACCGCGCGGCCGTCAAATCCCGCGCCCTCCCGCACTCCGCCGCCAGCGGCGCCACTCGTCACAACCACCCCTCTCGCTGCGCCGCCGATGGCAACGAGCTCCTCCGCTTCCACTGCACCTCCCTCTCCTGCCCCCTTGGCGCCCGTGGCTCCACCTCGCTCTGCCCCAATGCCGGCGACACCGCTTCCTCCGCCGTGGCCTGCGGCGTCTGCGCCATCATCCGCCACGGCTTCGCGCGGGCGAACCGCCCGCATGACGTGCGTACGACCGCCAGCAGCGGGCGCGCGCACGACTGCGGCCACGCCTCCGGCGCCGCGGACGACCGGCTGCGGGCCATGCTCGTGTGCCGCGTCATCGCCGGGCGAGTGAGGCGCCAGGGCGACGACCCGGCGGCGGAGGACGCTTACGACTCGGTGGCCGTTCCCGACGGATCCGGCGCGTACGGCAACCTGGAGGAGCTGCTGGTGGCCAACCCGAGGGCCATCCTCCCCTGCTTCGTCGTCATCTATCGGGCCCTCGATCGAGACTATCCATCCACAGTAAAAGAAAATAGCAAGTAA